From a single Gimesia fumaroli genomic region:
- a CDS encoding transglutaminase-like domain-containing protein — protein MLNRFVLTVTLAILFQTSSICSAQNQSGQALTPDAPYHAEKQEPINHSVEFAIVVTPLYHCKVLKVWVPVPQTDFAQEIQESQFSTFPTDVKPQINREPVYGNRFAYFEFHDPQGAQIITHRFTAKVWNLDWQLNPKSVETVETWPDSFASYLQPQSLNQEQKFQQVIQQIATGSKNASIPLMNAINWIDQNLAYDHINASLKADANHAFTQRQGHCSDYHGLCATMGRALGYPTRVTYGLALYPKNSPSHCKMEAFLPPYGWVSFDLSETQKLVKKIQISKTLSDAEKAALRVAARKRMQAGFRENSWLLLTRGTDYDLVPKASKPVRVVRTAYIEADGEILPDPDPANLNKREFSWMTSHRYTADKPFKKPFKDLSTLAAD, from the coding sequence ATGCTGAATCGATTTGTTCTCACTGTTACCCTGGCGATTCTATTCCAGACGAGTTCAATCTGCTCCGCTCAGAATCAGTCCGGCCAGGCTTTGACTCCTGATGCCCCCTATCATGCGGAAAAGCAGGAACCAATTAATCACAGTGTGGAATTTGCCATCGTCGTCACTCCACTTTACCATTGCAAAGTCTTGAAAGTCTGGGTCCCGGTCCCACAAACCGATTTTGCCCAAGAGATTCAAGAGAGCCAGTTCAGCACGTTTCCCACTGATGTGAAACCGCAAATCAATCGTGAACCCGTTTACGGAAATCGATTTGCTTACTTTGAATTTCACGATCCACAGGGGGCTCAGATCATTACCCACCGTTTTACAGCCAAAGTCTGGAATCTGGACTGGCAGTTAAATCCGAAATCCGTTGAAACAGTGGAAACATGGCCCGATTCATTTGCGTCTTACCTTCAACCGCAATCGCTGAATCAGGAACAAAAGTTTCAACAAGTGATCCAACAAATCGCCACTGGTTCGAAGAATGCCAGCATACCTCTCATGAATGCAATCAACTGGATCGACCAGAATCTGGCCTACGATCACATCAATGCTTCACTGAAAGCAGACGCCAATCATGCATTCACACAGCGACAAGGGCATTGCAGTGATTACCATGGACTGTGCGCGACGATGGGTCGCGCGCTTGGCTATCCGACGCGTGTGACATATGGCCTGGCGCTGTATCCGAAAAATTCCCCCTCTCACTGCAAGATGGAAGCCTTTTTACCGCCGTATGGTTGGGTCAGTTTCGATCTCTCGGAGACACAGAAACTTGTCAAAAAGATTCAAATTTCGAAAACACTCTCTGATGCAGAAAAAGCGGCTCTGAGAGTCGCCGCCCGTAAACGGATGCAAGCAGGCTTTCGCGAAAACAGTTGGCTCCTGCTGACCCGAGGAACTGATTACGATCTGGTGCCGAAAGCTTCGAAGCCGGTGCGCGTCGTGCGGACCGCCTATATCGAAGCGGATGGAGAAATTCTGCCCGATCCTGATCCGGCGAACTTGAACAAACGAGAGTTCTCCTGGATGACCTCACATCGCTACACCGCAGACAAGCCCTTCAAAAAACCGTTCAAAGATCTCTCGACTCTGGCTGCTGATTGA